From the Desulfovibrio sp. JY genome, one window contains:
- a CDS encoding IS1595 family transposase: MALDIDRHARSEAGARRLLEKYCWPDGLPVCPRCGSRKAYALAEGRLRCAGCRYTYRLLTGRFAGLAGLTARQWLRLAALFAAEETAHAMAAALELAYNTAYKAATLIRLALLAESLDGLAVLRGRLGSELGFSGKTLRPVPAADAPLTAVPVFGILERGGMVFIDYLPDMTPEDLLHYNLHFSLPLSRLGAIVYSDRYQRYATLVTCGADVLSRRFVEVAGRAPSVEPNREGFWPYARERLARFHGVTARKFPLYLKELEFRYNHRNEDILPILLTNICAFVPDLA, encoded by the coding sequence ATGGCTCTTGACATTGACCGACATGCGCGCAGCGAGGCGGGCGCGCGGCGCCTGCTGGAGAAGTACTGCTGGCCGGATGGGCTGCCGGTATGTCCGCGTTGCGGGAGTAGAAAAGCGTATGCCTTGGCCGAAGGGCGGCTGCGCTGCGCCGGCTGCCGCTACACCTATCGTCTGTTGACCGGTCGCTTCGCCGGTCTGGCTGGGTTGACCGCCCGCCAGTGGCTGCGGCTCGCGGCGCTTTTCGCCGCCGAGGAGACGGCCCACGCCATGGCCGCCGCCTTGGAATTGGCCTACAACACCGCCTACAAGGCGGCCACCCTCATTCGCCTGGCCCTTTTGGCCGAGAGTCTCGACGGTCTGGCCGTGCTGCGCGGCCGTCTGGGCAGCGAACTCGGCTTTTCCGGCAAGACCCTGCGTCCGGTCCCAGCCGCCGATGCGCCACTCACTGCCGTGCCGGTTTTCGGCATCCTGGAGCGCGGGGGCATGGTCTTTATCGACTACCTGCCCGACATGACCCCCGAGGACCTGCTGCACTACAATCTGCACTTTTCCCTGCCGCTGTCCCGGCTCGGGGCCATTGTCTATTCCGACCGCTACCAGCGTTATGCCACGCTTGTGACCTGCGGCGCGGACGTGTTGTCCCGGCGCTTCGTGGAGGTGGCCGGGCGCGCGCCATCGGTCGAGCCCAACCGGGAGGGCTTCTGGCCCTATGCCCGGGAGCGGCTGGCCCGGTTCCACGGAGTCACGGCCCGCAAATTTCCGCTCTACCTCAAGGAACTGGAATTCCGCTACAACCACCGGAACGAAGATATCCTGCCTATTTTGCTCACCAATATCTGCGCCTTTGTGCCGGATCTTGCGTAA
- the moaA gene encoding GTP 3',8-cyclase MoaA: MTDVTPHLRDGRGREVSYLRLSVTDRCNLSCLYCRPRHSFTFIPHDKILRYEEMLGLVGLARELGIGKLRLTGGEPFARRGLMDFIAALMDRFPGLDLRLTTNATLLAGKPAALAALGVSAVNISLDTLDRKKYEDITGLDRFDAVRQAIDESLEAGLRVKLNAVALRGVNTDEIPAFVALAKAYPLDVRFIEFMPVGGGTLWKKENYIAAKEVLELAERTAELTPIPHEHSTGGPARMYRIDDGLGRFGVISPLSDHFCATCNRLRITSDGKLRTCLFSEREYRLRQLLRNPKFGLPMVRRVIALALRNKPLGYEVLNPDGAKKARKMSAIGG; the protein is encoded by the coding sequence ATGACCGACGTCACACCCCATCTGCGCGACGGCCGGGGGCGCGAGGTCAGCTACCTGCGCCTTTCCGTCACCGACCGCTGCAATCTCTCCTGCCTGTACTGCCGGCCCCGGCACAGCTTCACCTTCATCCCGCACGACAAGATCCTGCGCTATGAGGAGATGCTCGGTCTGGTGGGGCTGGCCCGGGAACTCGGCATCGGCAAGCTGCGCCTCACCGGCGGGGAGCCCTTTGCCCGCCGGGGGCTCATGGATTTTATCGCCGCGCTGATGGACCGCTTTCCGGGCCTGGACCTGCGCCTGACCACCAACGCCACGCTTTTGGCCGGCAAGCCGGCCGCCCTGGCCGCCCTCGGCGTCTCGGCCGTCAACATTTCCCTTGATACCCTGGACCGCAAAAAATACGAGGACATCACCGGCCTCGACCGGTTCGACGCCGTGCGTCAGGCCATCGACGAAAGCCTGGAGGCCGGGCTTCGGGTCAAACTCAACGCCGTGGCCCTGCGTGGGGTCAATACCGACGAGATCCCCGCCTTTGTGGCCCTGGCCAAAGCCTATCCCCTGGACGTGCGCTTCATCGAATTCATGCCCGTCGGCGGCGGCACGCTGTGGAAAAAGGAAAACTACATCGCCGCCAAGGAGGTGCTGGAACTGGCCGAGCGGACGGCGGAGCTGACGCCCATCCCCCACGAACACAGTACCGGCGGCCCGGCCAGGATGTACCGCATCGACGACGGCCTCGGCCGATTCGGCGTCATCTCGCCCTTAAGCGACCATTTCTGCGCCACCTGCAACCGGCTGCGCATCACCTCCGACGGAAAATTGCGCACCTGCCTGTTCTCCGAGCGCGAATACAGGCTGCGCCAGCTGCTGCGAAACCCCAAGTTCGGACTGCCCATGGTGCGACGGGTCATCGCCCTGGCCCTGCGCAACAAGCCGCTCGGCTACGAGGTCTTAAACCCCGACGGCGCCAAAAAAGCCCGTAAAATGTCGGCCATCGGAGGGTAG
- a CDS encoding formate dehydrogenase accessory sulfurtransferase FdhD, whose amino-acid sequence MDAALTRKVPCRRFKDGRWREITDDVAEEVRVTVRLAGVGACRLFASPIDPEGLALGHAALDMLGPGRIPVMARAGGLCFDLETAPDTRPEPDPSLPGTLAAPDMLALVTRFIAAPGLWDGTGCFHRAGLYDPRTDDFVARAEDIGRHNCLDRLAGFGLRQGIALPEHILFLSCRVTASMMDKALRAGLRLIVSRSAVTGAAVSLAREHGVTLVGFARDAESRFTVFADAAGRIAA is encoded by the coding sequence GTGGACGCGGCGCTGACCCGCAAGGTCCCCTGCCGCCGGTTCAAGGACGGGCGCTGGCGCGAGATCACCGACGACGTGGCCGAAGAGGTCCGGGTCACGGTGCGCCTGGCCGGCGTCGGCGCGTGCCGTCTTTTTGCCTCGCCCATCGACCCCGAGGGGCTGGCCCTCGGCCATGCCGCCCTGGACATGCTCGGCCCCGGCCGCATTCCCGTTATGGCCCGGGCCGGGGGGCTGTGCTTCGATCTGGAGACGGCCCCGGACACGCGCCCCGAACCCGATCCCTCCCTGCCGGGGACGCTCGCCGCGCCGGATATGCTCGCCCTGGTCACGCGCTTTATCGCCGCTCCGGGGCTGTGGGACGGCACGGGCTGTTTCCACCGGGCCGGGCTCTATGACCCGCGCACAGACGATTTCGTGGCCCGGGCCGAGGACATCGGCCGCCACAACTGCCTGGACCGACTGGCCGGCTTCGGCCTGCGCCAGGGAATCGCCTTGCCCGAACATATCCTGTTTCTTTCCTGCCGGGTGACGGCTTCCATGATGGACAAGGCGCTTCGGGCCGGCCTGCGCCTGATTGTCAGCCGCTCGGCCGTGACCGGCGCGGCGGTTTCCCTGGCGCGTGAGCATGGCGTCACCCTGGTCGGCTTCGCCCGGGACGCCGAATCGCGCTTCACCGTCTTTGCCGACGCGGCCGGGAGGATCGCCGCGTGA
- a CDS encoding formate dehydrogenase accessory protein FdhE, with amino-acid sequence MPFDAAAYGRQLEKKLADIAQKTVLPAPMITLVAATCRAQLTERAGFTVALDPARLEDIERVLRGAPMLPRDAFPIDAARAETFFTELSRLVREDEPHLAAGMAAIDTAREAGELDIRTAFARHVAGDDAFFAAFGEKTPDAPRLLAFLVQAALAPQLSAIGEAVYAHFPAERTWNFGQCPVCGAPPLMARLVGKAGARHLTCSFCQLEYRAKRLMCPYCGEEDHKMLEVFTAPDETGYAVHVCLRCKNYIKTADFRDLDRPSVPSLDDLESLTLDIAARNQGYARPVLSAWGF; translated from the coding sequence ATGCCCTTTGATGCCGCCGCTTACGGTCGCCAGCTGGAAAAAAAGCTGGCCGACATTGCTCAAAAAACGGTGCTGCCCGCGCCCATGATCACACTCGTGGCAGCCACCTGCCGCGCCCAGCTGACCGAGCGGGCCGGATTCACCGTGGCGCTCGATCCCGCCCGGCTGGAGGATATCGAGCGGGTGCTTCGCGGCGCGCCCATGCTTCCTCGCGACGCCTTTCCCATCGACGCAGCCCGGGCCGAAACGTTTTTCACCGAACTTTCCCGGCTGGTCCGGGAGGACGAGCCCCATCTGGCCGCCGGCATGGCCGCCATCGACACCGCGCGCGAAGCCGGCGAACTCGATATCCGCACCGCCTTCGCCCGCCATGTGGCCGGGGACGACGCCTTTTTCGCCGCCTTTGGCGAGAAGACCCCGGATGCGCCGCGCTTGCTCGCCTTTCTGGTCCAGGCCGCGCTGGCCCCGCAGCTTTCCGCCATCGGCGAGGCCGTCTACGCCCATTTCCCGGCCGAACGCACCTGGAACTTCGGCCAGTGTCCGGTCTGTGGTGCGCCGCCCTTGATGGCCCGGCTTGTCGGCAAGGCCGGCGCCCGGCATCTGACCTGTTCCTTTTGCCAGCTCGAATACCGGGCCAAGCGCCTCATGTGCCCGTACTGCGGCGAGGAGGACCACAAGATGCTCGAGGTCTTCACCGCTCCGGACGAGACCGGCTACGCCGTCCATGTCTGCCTGCGCTGCAAGAATTACATCAAGACGGCCGATTTTCGCGACCTCGATCGGCCAAGCGTCCCCAGCCTCGACGACCTGGAGTCCCTGACCCTGGACATCGCCGCCCGCAACCAGGGCTACGCCCGGCCGGTGTTGTCCGCCTGGGGATTTTGA
- a CDS encoding molybdenum cofactor guanylyltransferase — protein MSGAVQPLLGVILAGGKSSRMGRDKAWLSFFGQPLLARVAGVVRNVTGDLLVSGRDPSVFGIDAPWLPDAQPGHGPAGGVLTVLSATGRPCLVVSCDLPFLDEPTLDRLAAAWRQRPAGALMTTYRIVETGYVESLVAIYDPAGEGRLRHNLEQGQRRLSAIFPEEVRWHIDYSQADADAARPFFNVNAPPDLTRARSMETRI, from the coding sequence GTGAGCGGGGCGGTACAGCCGCTGCTCGGCGTGATCCTGGCCGGCGGCAAATCCAGCCGCATGGGCCGCGACAAGGCTTGGCTGTCCTTTTTCGGTCAGCCGCTTCTGGCCCGGGTGGCGGGCGTGGTGCGAAACGTCACCGGCGATCTGCTCGTTTCCGGCCGTGATCCGTCCGTTTTCGGCATCGACGCCCCCTGGCTCCCTGACGCCCAGCCCGGACACGGACCGGCCGGCGGCGTATTGACTGTCCTTTCCGCGACGGGCCGGCCCTGTCTCGTCGTTTCCTGCGACCTGCCCTTTCTGGACGAGCCGACCCTGGACCGGTTGGCCGCCGCTTGGCGACAGCGTCCGGCCGGCGCGCTGATGACCACCTACCGGATCGTCGAGACCGGCTACGTGGAATCCCTGGTCGCCATCTACGACCCGGCCGGGGAGGGGCGTTTGCGCCACAACCTGGAGCAGGGGCAACGCCGCCTTTCAGCCATTTTTCCCGAAGAGGTCCGCTGGCACATCGATTACAGCCAGGCCGACGCGGACGCGGCCCGACCCTTTTTCAACGTCAATGCGCCACCGGACCTGACCCGGGCCCGGAGCATGGAGACCCGGATATGA
- a CDS encoding NapC/NirT family cytochrome c, whose product MKRYGKPLLFVLVGIIVAFPLFSLTYYTMVRTSTPLFCASCHEIQPAYNAWRTSSHTNNSRGVVADCMDCHLPAPHDTFDFFFAKTLHGAKDVLAHFVEDQSQYDHALNRARAARDIKNDQCLKCHRNLLYLPKKQGGMLAHRQVLYPRPGYEKRCTDCHQNLVHVPRPYYRYLPCDGTGG is encoded by the coding sequence GTGAAACGGTACGGCAAGCCGCTGCTGTTCGTCCTGGTCGGCATCATCGTGGCCTTTCCCCTTTTTAGCCTGACCTATTACACCATGGTGCGCACCTCGACGCCGCTTTTTTGCGCCTCGTGCCATGAGATCCAGCCCGCCTACAATGCCTGGCGCACCTCGTCGCATACCAACAACTCCCGGGGCGTGGTGGCCGACTGCATGGATTGCCACCTGCCCGCGCCCCACGACACCTTCGACTTTTTCTTTGCCAAGACCCTGCACGGGGCCAAGGACGTCCTGGCCCACTTCGTGGAAGACCAGTCCCAATACGACCATGCGCTGAACCGGGCCAGGGCCGCCCGGGACATCAAGAACGACCAGTGTCTCAAGTGCCACCGTAACCTGCTGTATCTTCCCAAGAAGCAGGGCGGCATGCTGGCCCACAGGCAGGTGCTGTACCCCAGGCCCGGTTATGAAAAGCGCTGCACGGACTGCCACCAGAATCTGGTGCACGTGCCGCGCCCCTATTACCGCTACCTGCCCTGCGACGGCACGGGCGGGTGA
- a CDS encoding GGDEF domain-containing protein, with protein MKKNKSQMIRLVESSTRKYRALRSEVLHAVETQDGEDAYSEIIYQLVRLKFPPAVARKHLNDIVEHMHELSKTVGKEVGIHIACYDYFVNIKRMIKDPVLISEQQLRQKEEFAERDNLTGLLNKRYFYREVNLEIEKFKRFGKPFSLLILDIDHFKGINDTHGHLAGDKVLETVAEILVQLARVYDKVARYGGDEFAVILSQMPRKEALIVAERLRQAIEERTISYEFGGLGHVTVSIGIATYPLDALDKIGLVQRADQALYVAKRRRNAVVAYCDYSRSDTGTSGKRLQDCDGEI; from the coding sequence ATGAAAAAGAACAAGTCGCAAATGATCCGGTTAGTTGAAAGCAGTACCCGGAAGTATCGGGCCTTGCGCTCCGAGGTCTTGCACGCTGTCGAAACGCAGGATGGAGAGGATGCGTACTCGGAAATCATTTATCAATTGGTGCGCTTGAAATTCCCTCCCGCTGTGGCCAGGAAACATCTCAATGATATTGTTGAGCATATGCATGAATTGTCCAAAACTGTCGGGAAAGAGGTCGGCATTCACATTGCCTGCTACGATTATTTCGTCAATATCAAGCGAATGATAAAGGACCCGGTCCTTATTAGCGAGCAACAGCTGCGGCAAAAAGAGGAATTTGCCGAAAGGGACAACCTGACAGGATTGCTCAACAAGCGGTATTTCTATAGGGAGGTCAATCTGGAGATCGAGAAATTCAAGCGATTCGGCAAGCCGTTTTCGCTTTTGATTCTCGATATCGATCATTTCAAAGGGATCAACGATACCCACGGGCATCTGGCCGGGGACAAAGTCCTCGAGACGGTGGCCGAGATCCTGGTCCAACTGGCGCGCGTGTATGACAAGGTCGCACGGTACGGTGGCGATGAATTCGCGGTGATCTTGTCGCAGATGCCCAGAAAGGAAGCGTTGATCGTGGCGGAAAGGTTGCGACAGGCCATTGAGGAACGCACGATATCCTATGAATTCGGAGGATTGGGGCATGTGACCGTAAGCATCGGCATAGCCACCTATCCTCTCGACGCCCTGGACAAGATCGGCTTGGTGCAGCGGGCTGATCAGGCGCTGTATGTCGCCAAACGTCGCCGCAATGCGGTTGTCGCCTATTGCGACTATAGCCGCAGTGATACGGGCACTTCTGGGAAACGTTTGCAGGATTGCGATGGTGAAATATAG
- a CDS encoding cation-transporting P-type ATPase, with translation MDTYSPPDWHTLGAFEVCEILKTSADVGLDAVEAERRIEAYGPNVLTRRKGKSALVRFLLQLRQPLVLLLVAAGVVTFAIGETVDAAVILGIVIINAVVGYLQESKALGALEALAGSMTTEALVLRSGRTLRLPAERLVPGDVALLRSGDKVPADLRLLSIKGLRVDESALTGESVPVEKRLGAVPAEAVLADRTDMAYASTLVVFGQGAGVVVASGDVTEIGRIATMTAEADELATPLTREIVRFSRVLMLAIVFLSVLTFAVGMLRGETASDMFMAAVALAVGAIPEGLPAAVTVILAIGVSRMAARGAIIRKLPAVETLGGASVICSDKTGTLTQNRMTVRRIYAAGTSRDVTGNVTDGTGGIGGGPGPDAALRMTLLTGLLCNDSRIEGIGAEARVVGDPTEAALITAARTAGLDPAEAARETPLLDTQPFDSELQFMATLHDQGHGGPRLILVKGSAEVVLDRSEAAMAADGRRVPLDRAAVEAEIGRMGGLGLRILAMAVKEVPADVSDLTPDLLAGGLVFTGLEGMLDPPRPEAVAAVAAFHRAGVEVKMITGDHAATATAIARQLGLDRPDGALTGAAIARLSDKDLARAVGEVAVFARVAPDQKLRLVKALQSRGKVVAMTGDGGNDAPALKQADIGVAMGLGGTEAAKEAADMILTDDNFATIEAAAEEGRGVYDNLIKFIVWTLPTNLGEGLVILAAVLFGLPLPILPVQILWINMTTAGCLGLMLAFEPKESGIMDRPPRDPDHPILDTAMVGRLAMVGALLLAASFGLYEWELALGADRAVARTVAVNTFVCIEAVYLFNCRSLSQSIFRQGLFGNGWIVSGALLMLALQLGFTYAPLMHRLFGAAPIGMASWLRIGAAALAAFVLVELEKAVRRRCGRAAGKGDEARGRT, from the coding sequence ATGGACACGTATTCTCCGCCCGACTGGCATACCCTTGGGGCCTTTGAGGTCTGCGAAATCCTCAAAACGTCCGCCGACGTCGGCCTCGATGCGGTCGAGGCCGAACGCCGGATCGAAGCGTACGGCCCAAACGTCCTGACCCGGCGCAAGGGGAAAAGCGCCCTTGTGCGCTTCCTGCTCCAGTTGCGCCAGCCGCTTGTCCTGTTGCTCGTGGCGGCCGGCGTCGTGACCTTCGCGATCGGGGAGACCGTGGACGCGGCGGTCATCCTCGGCATCGTCATAATCAACGCCGTGGTCGGCTATCTCCAGGAATCCAAGGCTCTCGGGGCCCTGGAGGCCCTGGCGGGGTCCATGACCACCGAGGCGCTCGTTCTCCGCTCGGGCCGGACCCTGCGCCTGCCGGCCGAACGGCTTGTCCCCGGCGACGTGGCGCTTCTTCGCTCCGGAGACAAGGTCCCGGCCGATCTGCGGCTCCTTTCGATCAAGGGCCTGCGCGTGGACGAATCGGCCCTGACCGGCGAATCGGTACCCGTGGAGAAACGCCTGGGCGCGGTCCCGGCCGAGGCCGTGTTGGCCGACCGGACCGACATGGCCTACGCCTCGACCCTGGTCGTTTTTGGCCAGGGCGCGGGCGTGGTCGTAGCCAGCGGCGACGTGACCGAGATCGGGCGCATTGCGACCATGACCGCCGAGGCCGACGAGCTGGCCACGCCGCTGACCCGCGAAATCGTCCGATTCAGCCGCGTTCTCATGCTCGCCATAGTGTTCCTTTCGGTCCTGACCTTCGCCGTCGGGATGTTGCGCGGGGAAACGGCCTCCGACATGTTCATGGCCGCCGTGGCCCTGGCCGTGGGGGCCATTCCCGAGGGCCTCCCGGCGGCCGTGACCGTCATCCTGGCCATCGGCGTGTCGCGCATGGCCGCGCGGGGAGCCATCATCCGCAAGCTGCCGGCCGTGGAGACCCTGGGCGGAGCCTCGGTCATCTGCTCGGACAAGACCGGCACCCTGACCCAGAACCGGATGACCGTCCGGCGCATCTACGCGGCCGGGACCTCCCGGGACGTTACGGGGAACGTAACCGACGGCACTGGCGGGATCGGGGGCGGCCCCGGCCCTGACGCCGCCCTGCGCATGACGCTTCTGACCGGGCTTTTATGCAACGACTCCCGGATCGAGGGGATCGGTGCCGAGGCCAGGGTCGTCGGCGATCCCACCGAAGCGGCGCTCATCACGGCCGCCCGAACGGCCGGACTCGATCCGGCCGAGGCGGCCCGCGAGACGCCCCTCCTGGACACCCAGCCCTTCGACTCCGAACTCCAGTTCATGGCCACCCTGCATGACCAGGGACATGGCGGGCCGCGCCTGATCCTGGTCAAGGGCTCGGCCGAGGTTGTGCTGGACCGCTCCGAAGCGGCCATGGCCGCCGACGGGCGACGGGTCCCCCTGGACAGGGCTGCCGTGGAGGCGGAAATCGGGCGCATGGGCGGCCTGGGGCTGCGCATCCTGGCCATGGCCGTGAAGGAAGTCCCGGCGGACGTCTCCGACCTGACCCCGGACCTGCTCGCCGGCGGCCTCGTCTTCACGGGGCTCGAGGGCATGCTCGACCCGCCGCGCCCCGAGGCCGTGGCCGCTGTGGCGGCTTTTCATCGCGCCGGGGTCGAGGTCAAAATGATTACCGGCGACCACGCCGCCACCGCCACGGCCATCGCCCGCCAACTGGGCCTTGACCGCCCGGACGGGGCCCTGACCGGCGCGGCCATCGCCCGACTCTCCGACAAGGATCTCGCCCGGGCGGTCGGGGAGGTGGCGGTCTTCGCCCGGGTGGCCCCGGATCAGAAGCTTCGCCTCGTCAAGGCCCTGCAGTCGCGGGGCAAGGTCGTGGCCATGACCGGCGACGGGGGCAACGACGCCCCGGCCCTGAAGCAGGCCGACATCGGCGTGGCCATGGGCCTGGGAGGCACCGAGGCGGCCAAGGAGGCTGCGGACATGATCCTGACCGACGACAACTTCGCCACCATCGAGGCGGCCGCGGAGGAAGGTCGGGGGGTGTACGACAACCTGATCAAGTTCATCGTCTGGACCCTGCCGACGAACCTCGGCGAGGGGCTGGTCATCCTGGCGGCGGTGCTGTTCGGCCTGCCCCTGCCCATCCTGCCGGTGCAGATCCTCTGGATCAACATGACCACGGCCGGCTGCCTGGGCCTCATGCTGGCCTTCGAACCCAAGGAGTCCGGGATCATGGACCGTCCGCCTCGGGACCCGGACCACCCCATCCTGGACACGGCTATGGTCGGCCGGCTGGCCATGGTCGGGGCGCTGCTCCTGGCGGCCAGTTTCGGGCTGTACGAATGGGAACTGGCCCTCGGCGCCGACAGGGCCGTGGCCCGGACCGTGGCGGTCAACACCTTCGTTTGCATCGAGGCGGTCTATCTCTTCAATTGCCGCTCTTTGAGCCAGTCCATTTTTCGCCAGGGGCTTTTCGGCAACGGCTGGATCGTTTCCGGAGCGCTCTTGATGCTGGCCTTGCAGCTTGGCTTCACCTATGCGCCGCTCATGCATCGTCTTTTTGGCGCCGCGCCGATTGGGATGGCGTCCTGGCTCCGGATCGGCGCGGCCGCCCTGGCCGCCTTCGTCTTGGTCGAGCTGGAAAAAGCGGTCCGGCGCCGGTGCGGCCGGGCCGCGGGGAAGGGCGACGAAGCCAGGGGCCGGACCTGA
- a CDS encoding cytochrome c3 family protein, which translates to MRTRSGWPALLAAATLILGTALFSLAQDKKADAPAKGAIPAKDRVQANFPAVKEFRLERGMSKQAQACIECHKVATPGIFTDWAASRHASANITCIDCHQAQEFDPDVSKKHYKQYELSDNKWGTSEYRVPVAAVVTPKDCSRCHPDEVKQYSKSKHANTIEIIWKIDPWLNQGLNDATERTTGCYACHGTVLKTNDKGELETATWPNTGVGRVNLDGSLGSCTSCHTRHRFSVMDARKPEACGQCHLGPDHPQAEIYHESKHGDIYAAFGNTYNWNVAPGMWTPGVDYRGPTCASCHMSGSGPVIGTHDVTERLSWELQAPLTIRPQDFAPFPAKNNWEVERKKMQAICNQCHSATWTEDHYARIDAAVKNYNELYFKPAKALLDELYAKKLVDEKPFFHTKFQWDFYELWHHEGRRARMGVAMMAPDYAWWHGFYECKKRLCELGEQAHHMITTNTPAYKYDNFPGTGGDTTRPPEIFGPKKQ; encoded by the coding sequence ATGCGAACGAGAAGCGGATGGCCGGCTCTGTTGGCTGCGGCGACGCTGATTTTGGGCACGGCGCTTTTTTCCCTGGCCCAGGACAAGAAGGCCGACGCGCCGGCCAAAGGGGCGATCCCGGCCAAGGACAGGGTTCAGGCCAATTTCCCGGCGGTCAAGGAATTCCGGTTGGAGCGGGGCATGAGCAAGCAGGCCCAGGCCTGCATTGAATGCCACAAGGTGGCGACCCCGGGCATTTTCACCGATTGGGCCGCCAGCCGCCACGCCTCGGCCAACATCACCTGCATCGACTGCCATCAGGCCCAGGAGTTCGACCCCGACGTCAGCAAGAAGCACTACAAACAGTACGAGCTTTCCGACAACAAGTGGGGTACGTCCGAGTACCGCGTGCCCGTGGCCGCCGTGGTCACGCCGAAGGATTGCTCGCGCTGCCACCCGGACGAGGTCAAGCAGTATTCCAAGAGCAAGCACGCCAACACCATCGAGATCATCTGGAAGATCGACCCCTGGCTCAATCAGGGGCTCAACGACGCCACCGAGCGCACGACCGGCTGCTACGCCTGCCACGGCACGGTGCTCAAGACCAACGACAAGGGCGAGCTCGAAACCGCCACCTGGCCCAACACGGGCGTGGGCCGCGTCAACCTGGACGGGAGCCTGGGGAGCTGCACGAGCTGCCACACCCGGCACCGCTTCTCGGTCATGGACGCCAGAAAGCCCGAAGCCTGCGGCCAGTGCCATCTGGGTCCCGACCATCCGCAGGCCGAAATCTACCACGAGTCCAAGCACGGCGACATCTATGCCGCCTTTGGCAACACCTATAACTGGAACGTGGCCCCAGGCATGTGGACGCCGGGCGTGGATTACCGCGGTCCGACCTGCGCCTCCTGCCACATGTCGGGTTCCGGTCCGGTCATCGGCACCCATGACGTGACCGAGCGCCTGTCCTGGGAATTGCAGGCGCCGCTGACCATACGGCCCCAGGACTTCGCCCCCTTCCCGGCCAAGAACAACTGGGAGGTGGAGCGCAAGAAGATGCAGGCCATCTGCAACCAGTGCCACAGCGCCACCTGGACCGAGGACCATTACGCGCGCATCGACGCGGCGGTCAAAAACTACAACGAGCTCTATTTCAAGCCGGCCAAGGCCCTGCTCGACGAACTCTATGCCAAGAAGCTCGTGGACGAGAAACCCTTTTTCCACACCAAGTTCCAGTGGGACTTCTACGAACTGTGGCACCACGAGGGCCGGCGCGCCCGCATGGGGGTGGCCATGATGGCCCCGGACTATGCCTGGTGGCACGGGTTCTACGAGTGCAAGAAGCGGCTGTGCGAGCTTGGGGAACAGGCCCACCACATGATCACCACCAACACCCCGGCCTACAAGTACGACAACTTCCCGGGCACCGGCGGCGACACCACGCGTCCGCCCGAGATCTTCGGTCCGAAAAAGCAGTAA